A section of the Campylobacter porcelli genome encodes:
- a CDS encoding Fe(3+) ABC transporter substrate-binding protein, whose translation MRKVIITALLSASALIGAELNIYSARHYDADFEIYKKFEAQTGIKINHTTAKAPELIKRLQLEGKNSPADIFITADVSNLTEAKNANVLAPVNSKVLKDIIPANLRDKDDMWFAITKRARIIAYNKNANVDLNLVKNYEDLAKPELKGKVLMRSATAPYSKTLLASIIANDGKDEAKKWAKGVLDNLAMAPKGGDRDQARQMIAGVAPYAVMNTYYIGLLRTSKNPKDVEVGNSIGVIFPNQDGRGAHINVSGIAMTASSKNQDAAKKFMEFMLSKEVQTMLTNINYEFPVRLDVEPSDIVKDFGKFKEDSIAVSKIADNVKDAVLIYDEVGFR comes from the coding sequence ATGAGAAAGGTTATCATCACTGCACTGCTTAGTGCATCGGCTTTGATAGGTGCTGAGCTTAATATATATTCAGCTAGACACTATGATGCAGATTTTGAGATATATAAAAAATTCGAAGCTCAAACTGGTATCAAAATAAACCACACAACAGCAAAAGCTCCAGAGCTTATAAAAAGACTTCAACTAGAGGGCAAAAACTCTCCAGCTGATATATTTATCACTGCCGATGTATCAAATTTAACTGAAGCTAAAAATGCAAATGTATTAGCCCCTGTGAATTCTAAGGTTTTAAAAGATATAATTCCAGCAAATTTAAGAGATAAAGATGATATGTGGTTTGCCATTACTAAAAGGGCTAGGATTATAGCTTATAATAAAAATGCTAATGTTGATTTAAATTTAGTTAAAAATTATGAAGATTTAGCTAAGCCAGAGCTAAAGGGTAAGGTATTAATGAGAAGTGCGACTGCACCATACTCTAAAACACTTCTAGCCTCAATAATTGCAAATGATGGCAAAGATGAGGCTAAAAAATGGGCAAAAGGGGTGCTAGATAATCTAGCTATGGCTCCAAAAGGTGGCGATAGAGATCAAGCAAGACAGATGATAGCTGGAGTGGCTCCGTATGCTGTTATGAATACATATTATATAGGACTTCTTAGAACTTCTAAAAATCCAAAAGATGTAGAAGTAGGCAACTCAATTGGAGTGATATTCCCAAATCAAGATGGTCGTGGAGCTCATATAAATGTAAGCGGTATAGCTATGACTGCATCTAGCAAAAACCAAGACGCAGCTAAGAAATTTATGGAGTTTATGCTTAGCAAAGAGGTGCAAACAATGCTTACAAATATCAATTATGAATTTCCAGTTCGCCTAGATGTAGAACCTTCAGATATTGTAAAGGATTTTGGCAAATTTAAAGAAGATAGTATAGCCGTATCGAAGATTGCTGATAATGTCAAAGACGCTGTGCTTATATATGATGAAGTAGGATTTAGATGA
- a CDS encoding SLC13 family permease, giving the protein MANPNIPVDKQTNAVQIIGLFGGILAAMLVYYIMPSNAGEIATAAANGKTLNVNALPIVAAVAVLMGIWWMTEAIALLATALLPMVLFPILGVDTFKNAATPYASDTIYLFMGGFVLALAMQKWNLHTRIALGIVLLVGTSPRRLVAGFMIATGFMSMWVSNTATAVMMLPVGLSVLHLVSKLTGKDNELKQVDTNHMDEISRQGTQGGFASAVIHKGKDVVSEIKDKTKAYTSNFGIALMLGIAYAASVGSLGTIIGTPPNALLVAHMKNEFGIEIGFGEWMLMGVPLSIVMLIACWALLVYVLFKPEISEIPGGKEVIHNEYKKLGSMSRAEWLVGGVFVLAALCWIFLGFIFKHYGIKVASLDSVIAMSVAVLLFIIPANSNGERLIDWDTAKKLPWDILILFGGGLALSAQFSKTGLSLWIGHQVSALGFMPIILIILIVTALVIFLTEITSNTATAAAFLPVIAGVAIGLGYEGQNIMIFTIPVALAATCAFMLPVATPPNAIAYGSGYVKINNMIKAGLWLNIIGIFLITLTVIFLTTAVFKISL; this is encoded by the coding sequence ATGGCAAATCCAAATATTCCTGTTGATAAACAGACAAATGCTGTTCAAATCATCGGTCTTTTTGGCGGTATTTTGGCAGCTATGCTTGTTTATTACATTATGCCAAGCAATGCTGGTGAGATAGCCACCGCAGCTGCAAATGGTAAAACTCTAAATGTTAATGCTCTTCCCATAGTAGCTGCTGTTGCGGTTCTTATGGGTATATGGTGGATGACTGAAGCAATAGCCCTACTAGCTACGGCTTTACTTCCTATGGTTTTATTCCCTATTCTTGGCGTGGATACATTTAAAAATGCCGCTACTCCATACGCTAGTGATACTATATATCTATTTATGGGTGGCTTCGTTCTAGCCCTTGCTATGCAAAAATGGAATCTCCACACTCGCATAGCCCTTGGGATTGTCCTTCTTGTAGGCACTAGTCCTAGAAGGCTTGTAGCTGGATTTATGATAGCTACTGGCTTTATGTCTATGTGGGTTAGCAATACCGCAACTGCGGTTATGATGCTACCAGTTGGCCTATCTGTGCTTCATCTAGTTAGCAAATTAACTGGCAAAGATAATGAGCTAAAGCAAGTCGATACAAATCATATGGATGAAATCAGTCGTCAAGGCACTCAAGGCGGATTTGCAAGTGCCGTTATCCATAAAGGCAAAGATGTAGTAAGCGAAATCAAAGATAAAACCAAAGCCTACACCTCAAATTTCGGCATCGCTCTAATGCTTGGTATCGCATATGCTGCTTCTGTAGGCTCTCTTGGGACTATCATTGGGACCCCGCCAAATGCACTTTTAGTAGCTCATATGAAAAATGAATTTGGTATTGAGATTGGATTTGGTGAGTGGATGTTAATGGGCGTTCCGCTATCGATTGTTATGCTAATTGCTTGTTGGGCACTTTTAGTTTATGTGCTATTTAAGCCTGAAATTAGTGAAATTCCAGGTGGCAAAGAGGTTATTCATAATGAGTATAAAAAGCTAGGTTCAATGAGTAGAGCTGAGTGGCTAGTGGGTGGCGTGTTTGTTTTAGCGGCACTTTGTTGGATATTCCTTGGATTTATCTTTAAACACTATGGAATCAAGGTCGCTAGCTTAGATTCAGTTATTGCGATGAGCGTTGCTGTGTTGTTATTTATAATTCCAGCAAATTCAAATGGCGAAAGACTAATTGATTGGGATACGGCTAAAAAACTCCCATGGGATATTCTAATCTTATTTGGTGGCGGTCTTGCACTTTCAGCTCAATTTAGCAAAACTGGCTTATCACTATGGATAGGACACCAAGTATCAGCACTTGGATTTATGCCAATTATACTTATTATATTGATTGTAACTGCTCTAGTAATATTCCTAACAGAGATCACATCAAATACAGCTACCGCAGCCGCATTCTTACCAGTTATAGCTGGGGTGGCAATTGGCTTAGGATATGAGGGTCAAAATATAATGATATTTACAATTCCTGTAGCTCTTGCGGCAACTTGTGCGTTTATGCTACCAGTTGCCACTCCGCCAAATGCTATTGCTTATGGCTCTGGATATGTAAAAATCAATAATATGATTAAAGCTGGTTTATGGCTAAATATCATTGGTATATTCTTAATCACGCTAACAGTCATATTCCTTACAACTGCAGTATTTAAAATAAGCTTATAA